GCTATTCGGGACCGAGGGCATTTCGGGAGGGCGAACGTGGCCGAGCAGAGACCCGCCGACGGCGAAGCCGGAAACGCGCGCACGCCCCCGCAAACGGCGCTCGCGGTCGCGCTCAAATACGAACCCGAAACCGAATTCGCGCCCAAGGTGGTGGCGAGCGGCCGGGGCTCGATCGCCGAGCAGATTCTCGCCATCGCCTTCGCCAAGGGCATCAAGGTGCGCGAGGACGCCGACCTCGCCCAGTTGCTGAGCGTGATCGAGATCGACAGCGAAATCCCGATCGAGGCCTTCGCCGCGGTCGCCGAGATTCTCGCCTACGTCTACCGCGCCAACGG
This genomic interval from Rhodospirillales bacterium contains the following:
- a CDS encoding flagellar protein FhlB, which gives rise to MAEQRPADGEAGNARTPPQTALAVALKYEPETEFAPKVVASGRGSIAEQILAIAFAKGIKVREDADLAQLLSVIEIDSEIPIEAFAAVAEILAYVYRANGDWPDFLERIKSAATPEERPA